Proteins found in one Poecilia reticulata strain Guanapo linkage group LG15, Guppy_female_1.0+MT, whole genome shotgun sequence genomic segment:
- the foxg1b gene encoding forkhead box protein G1b, whose amino-acid sequence MGDVKTPPTVHRSSSFSIKSLLLPSKCERPDPVAAAMVGIPGTLSPSPGSDSDKSLGPPELDSAAAGLEQGKPGREEQGEHEEEEDGGGGGGGGEDSKPTPTPEQNSTGSNNSAKNGKYDKPPFSYNALIMMAIRQSPEKRLTLNGIYEFIMKNFPYYREHKQGWQNSIRHNLSLNKCFVKVPRHYDDPGKGNYWMLDPSSDDVFIGGTTGKLRRRSATSRGKLAMKRGLRFAPLGLERPNNPLYWQISPFLSLHHHHHHHPHYNGSSPGFLNQAAGYGSLLPAVEQLSNGDLGRSMALGLTNTYGMSTSPVGLLSGQTAGYFVSGSQHAAAAPGPPGGGPPPQPPPPPQHLPQGAAGFGGLGSSGSPQSLLSDSLRNGSLPAFSPGVSAGFPGVLSHQKRVTPNAFLN is encoded by the coding sequence ATGGGGGACGTAAAAACCCCGCCGACCGTCCACCGGTCCTCCTCCTTCAGCATCAAGAGCCTCCTGCTGCCCTCGAAGTGCGAGCGCCCGGACCCGGTGGCCGCCGCGATGGTCGGCATCCCCGGAACTCTGTCCCCATCACCGGGCTCCGACTCAGACAAGTCGCTGGGCCCCCCGGAGCTGGACTCCGCCGCCGCGGGTCTGGAGCAGGGGAAGCCGGGCAGGGAGGAGCAGGGGGagcatgaggaggaggaggacggaggaggaggaggcggaggaggggaGGACTCCAAGCCGACGCCGACACCGGAGCAGAACTCCACCGGGAGCAACAACAGCGCGAAAAACGGGAAGTACGACAAGCCTCCGTTCAGCTACAACGCGCTGATCATGATGGCCATCCGGCAGAGCCCCGAGAAGCGGCTGACGCTCAACGGCATCTACGAGTTCATCATGAAGAACTTCCCCTACTACCGGGAGCACAAGCAGGGCTGGCAGAACTCCATCCGGCACAACCTCAGCCTCAATAAGTGCTTCGTCAAGGTGCCCCGGCACTACGACGACCCGGGCAAGGGCAACTACTGGATGCTGGACCCAAGCAGCGACGACGTCTTCATCGGCGGGACGACCGGGAAGCTCCGCCGGCGCTCCGCCACCTCTCGCGGGAAGCTGGCCATGAAACGCGGGCTGCGCTTCGCTCCGCTCGGCTTGGAGCGGCCGAACAACCCGCTGTACTGGCAGATCTCCCCGTTCCTCTccctgcaccaccaccaccaccaccacccgcACTACAACGGATCCTCGCCCGGCTTTCTGAACCAGGCGGCGGGTTACGGGTCGCTCCTGCCCGCCGTGGAGCAGCTGAGTAACGGGGACCTGGGGCGCTCCATGGCGCTGGGCTTGACGAACACTTACGGGATGAGCACGTCGCCGGTGGGGCTGCTGTCCGGACAGACCGCCGGCTACTTTGTCTCAGGGAGTCAACACGCCGCGGCGGCGCCGGGGCCGCCGGGAGGAGGGCCCCCGCCGCAACCGCCACCCCCGCCGCAGCATCTCCCGCAGGGCGCCGCAGGCTTCGGCGGCCTGGGCTCCAGCGGCTCCCCGCAGTCGCTGCTGTCGGACTCCCTCAGAAACGGCTCCTTACCGGCCTTCTCCCCCGGCGTGTCGGCGGGGTTCCCCGGGGTGCTGTCCCACCAGAAGAGGGTGACCCCCAACGCCTTCCTGAACTGA